The Spinacia oleracea cultivar Varoflay chromosome 2, BTI_SOV_V1, whole genome shotgun sequence DNA segment TTCAAATGGCCCTAAAAACTGTAATCAAACTCATCAAACAATGTATCACAAACACTAAAGCCAATCTAATCATCAAACTATAATCCTAGCTTGTTTATCACTCACAACACAGTAATCATACACACAGGGTGAAACAAAGTTcaaaccaaaaaaattaaagaaagaaaaactaaataaaaataaaaacattaaGGGTACTCACTTGTCTAGGATATACAAAGTAGTGTTTTCAGGATCCTTGAACTTCAAAGACAACTTTTGCAAGAATCCAGGCTTATCTTCACCTCTATACACAATGGATACCGCCTTCTTCTTCAATCCTCGAATATCAGGACTACCAACTTCCCTCGACTCCTTCAAAGATCTTATATCAAGAAGCTGAGCATTAGGTTCTTCACCAATCTTAGCATATGCAATTTTAGCAGATTGAACACCAAAAGGCTTAGGCTTGCTCCCAAAAACTTGGGATAAAACCAAGGGAACTGCAATTACAGCAACTCCACCAGCTATAATTAGTGGGTTTTGGACAATTGTTTCAACAACACTTCCTGCATCAAATTCAGCCCCAACATCTGCATTTACTGATTGCTCTAATGCTTCTTCATATGTCAGAGCACCAGCAAAGTTAGCACTGAAAGCAGAAGAAGCCAAAAGCAGTAAACTTCCATGAAATTTTCTTGCAAAATCCTCTGTAAATTTTGGTGGGTTGATTGTAATTTGTGGGAATTTAAGAGATGGAAGTGTTGGGATTTGTGGAATTTTTCTGGGTATTCCTCTTTGATCAGGAACACCGCATATTGGCTTCAATCTTACTGCATTGAGGGCCTCCATTGCAGAAATTTTTGGAGGCTCacaattttatttataatatatttttattttttgaggaaTAAACGAATTCACCATGAAAGATAAAAGTTAAGAAGCTAAGCTATCTTTGTTGCAAGCCAAAAGAATTGGCTTCACAGAATGCAAAATCTTTTGGCTGGGGTGGAGGGTGCTGACATGGCGGCAAGATCATTGGTTGTCCACCAGATGGGTGACACGTGGCATGAAAAAAGGATGATGTTGCTGATTGTCTTCTCGTGAAATAGTAGTATGATTGTGTGGATGACAATTATGGAGTATATATGATTTATGAAGAATATTTTAGAAATTCTGGGAAAATACTAGAGCTGAAGCTCAACCAACAGTACTAAAGTTACATTCAGTACAGGCCGAAAAGTCCAAAACAACCATTTCTTTTGTACTACTTGCTACTTAATTTCCAAATCTTTTGTACTAGCACCACGGAGTATTAGTTTTGATTCTTTCGGAGATTGATAACATTCTAATCTGATCTAATCTGGTCTGATAAATAACTCAACACACTGAAATTAATAACTCCAACGTAATAGTATCAATTGTTCACCAAAACAGAAGGTAAAACTTATTGCAACAATGTTAATGCCTTAATGTTATTTCTTACTGTATTAGATAAGAAGCACTCTGCCACTCTGAAGTACAAAACTACTAAAACAGTATTGTGCTTATTAGAGaagatttttatgttttttaattaaaattaccagTATTGGCGAAGAAGTTTTACCAACATTGTCACTTTTGCAAGGAAATGTATTTATCAATAACTGAGATTTGTAAATAGtgcaaataataatacatggcaTTTTCGTTATTGAACcggcaataaaaataaaaataaaacaaaaaagtgaataaaatgaataaaatttgaGCGTAAAGAAATAAATTTTAAACTTATATAAACAAAATTTGTTCTTACAtgaattgagtttaaaaatacggagtatatcttAAAAATCTACTCTGCATTTGTTTACAATTATACCATGTGATTTACACTGTTCATCAATAACAATCATACATTTGGAATCACCGctttgcaaatgatttttttcTGCCAAATAAAATTTGTACTACGGAACTCCATTCAGCCAAATTCCTCAGACAAAGAGGTCCTAAAATAACCTGAATACAGTCTttatttcaaaacatcaaagaaAATGTTGGTGATTCTAGCCCTTTATAGTCTTTTTATTTCACAAAAGAGATTTCAGTGCAAACACATCACAGAACTACAGACGGCAGTTCAAAAATTTTAGTGCACAAATACAAGTTCATTCACAAATTTAAGTTCACAAGTTTAACTGTTTAATGACCAGATATTGGAGTACCAACCTTTTCTACTCTATCCAACTCTGTAATGTTTTCAGTGAGCTTAGGTCGAGCCTGTTGCATCCTAAAAACCACTTAACAAACAACGCAATAACTAGGCTAACACACCAGACTCTCCCTCGCAAAAAGATGGGTGAGATGGTAAATTTAAGTGAAAGACTGGGTTTGATCCAagtaaaaataatcatattacCCGCTAATTAGAATTCTGCAAATAAGAAATGTGCCTATAGAAGATCAAAGAAATAATCTAGTCCTTGGCCTATTTCCCAGATAGAGATGCCTGCCCCCCATGAACGTGCTTCCTCTAGTCGCTCTGCTATGGACATCAAAGTAGGATAGAAAACTGCATGTTCACGATGCTGATCATCAGAGTACAAGAAGAAATGCTCTGCAAAGTCCTTTTTCCACCTCATCATGGGTTTGTATCGGTCCACTAGAGAGAGATAGTCCCTGCCCGTAATTGCTTGAGCACCACCACCTATAAATCGAGACAGCTGTCAAAAGGATCTTGTGCTCTAAAGAAACTAATAGACCTTAACTAAATGTACTCAGTGCTTGAGAAAATGCCAAGCTAAATTAGCAGAGTGCTTCACAGAATTGCTTCTTCTACggttaggctccgtttggtttggtgtaaaacgttttcagtgcaaaatgattttccatggaaaacattttctaaGGGagaacacaattccaaactagttttcctttgtttggttccttaaaagaaaatgggagaagatggtgaagattgaggggaagaagggaGTGGGATGTAAGGAGGAAAGATGGAAAAGTGGTTcactccctttcaaatggaaaaggtttttccacctttgagggagttattgaaaattgtttttcatcccttgccaaatcaaaaaacataaaatgatTGAAGAGGGGAAAGTCGTTTTCCattaaaacgttttacaccctaccaaacggagccttggTCACACACACCCTCAAAACAAATATTCATACTCCGGAGGAAAGACAACAAGTAAGCTAAgaattttcaagaaaaaatcaAGTATGTCTATAAACGGAATGCATAGGGAACATGATGCTTCCCCTTCCTTAGCATTTAAAGTCCTTGAATTTGTGAAAAAAAATCCCTACAGTTTGTTCATTAAATGTTATTAAAAAAGATGAGAAGATAAAAACAGCGTACCTTCAGCTAGTATGTAATTGTTCCCATAGAAATTGATTCCAACAAATATCTTGTTGGCGAGGCTCTTACCACCGTCACCAAGGAGAAGTTTTATCGTGGAATGCACCCAAGTCAATGGTGCATTAGGACCAGGACTATAAGGACTTGAATAGTCATAGGTCATTAGTGAAAAACCATCTACAGAGTCACTGAGAGTTTTCAGATCTTCTGGTCCAAAATCATGAGCTTGAAGTTTCCCAGACTGTGAATATGGAGGACCTATGACATACACTAGCTGCAGTGGTTGACCATTCCTTTGCGACCTGAAATTGTGCAGGGAATCTCCAAGTTGCTTTACAAATTGTAGTGCCTGCAAGTCCCAGAGCAAAACTAAGGAGAACAGCAGAAGAGATCTATGACATAGAAGTGGTCTCATTTTTGTTCATGCACCGTAACAAATTTGCTGGAAAACTAATGTGTGCTTCTTGTGTGACTGGCATGGGTTTCCTTGAATAAATGTGATAAAACCCTAACAAATAAATCAGCAGCTTAAATGAATTACGATTGGATAGGAGGGAGCAAAGCAATGGCATATCCCACCACCttactttcaagtttcaatgTGGAAGATTTCACTGAATGTTAACAGTCAATGCCTCATGGTCATATTCAACAGAAAATTAACCCTGATTTTCCAAATCAGTAAGCAATAGGGCTTGTTCCGAAAACCCACAAACTCAATGCACTACAGCAATGAGACTTCCAGGATCACCATCAGTCTCAAGAACCTAGTGACTAGTGAGAAATTTCCTATTTAAGAGCACCTACGTGTCCAAGAAACAAAGGTGAAAGGTCTGAATAAAGAGTTACTCTTTTCTGAGTTGTAGGCATCTAACAGAATTAACTATGACAAGTAAATTTGAGGGATAGGAATTGGAAATCAAtcacaacataaataaaatagatTAGCAGTAAGCTCTACTTGGACAGTCCAAAGAACAGAAGTCCTAAATTACCATTTTTCGCAAAGAAGCATCATAGAGAACACCATCAGCAGCCCATCTTGACCAAGATTCTAAGACAAGACCATCATAGCCCATATCCCTgtgcaataaaaaaaacaatgagATATGACGGTGCACCAAAGAATTATTATAGTGCACAACATTTAACACACTCATCAGCACCAATATTCCTATATATAGTACTCTTTTTTTATTTCCTTCCAAACCAAATAacaaagctgaaaattaaatCTTAGAAAGAACAGTTTTCACATGCTTACTTGCACTCTTTTAGAAGAAGGTTAATTGCTTTGTCTCTTTGTTTCTTGTTCCTGAGCAAGTCCTTTGGCACTGCTTCAAGGACCACTCTTGGTAAAACCTACACATCAGAAGTAACAGTTTATTCAAGAAAACAGATCACTCTATAACTTTGATAATCCACTGAAGATTGGAAAGCGGGAAGCGAATCTACTCACAAAGACGAAGGCAAACAATACATGCCTTCttcaatttcattacaattgcaTAAGGCACACTTTAAGTTATTAAACCTCACACTGAAAGGCATGCTAATATGTTATGCTGCATAGAAGAAGTGACATGCAGAAACACGTTCAGAAGTGTTAAACAAATCCACCTTCAAAGCAGCAAGGACAGAGTGACATGCAGAAACTTATTCGGATTCATGATAGTAAAACTTCTGCAATATGAAATTTTCATCCtagtacaataaatttatcggCATTCCTTTACCTGAGCATTTCCTCTCAGTCTCAGCTCAGACAACCATTCTGTGTCAGCATTGTGTCTTCCCTCCAAAGCTAATTTTGTCCCTTCACTGACCACATGTATacaaaaaagtttaaaatacatATAAAAACTTTGTCAACAAGAATACTTGAAATTTTTCGCTCTTTCTCCTTCACCTTTCCCAGAAACATGGACAGAGAAAACGACAACAATAAAACAAATGCAATACAGGAGAATGTAGATACTAGATAAACAAACACAAAAAGTGATCATCTCTATTTGACATTATATGAGGATAAAGAGAAGAAGTTTTAGCCTGAAATGACCctagtaaaaagaaaaaaggagagaaaatctgtttttttttctgcCCTCGTGCAGAAAAACCAAGACAATCCACCTTACAAGAGACAATAATCTGAAAGCAGATGGAAATTTAAACAAGCTTgtacaagaactattacagaggAATGAAATgacatgaaaataaaaataaaatagtttttTGTGCACCCAAAGGAATTATAGAACGAACAAGAGAGGGTGGGGGAAGAACAGAAATTTTCATCTACTGAGTAATGAGTATAAGAAAACATGCTAGCTTGGAATTTGCGAAATGAATTTACTACGGCGTACGTCTTAAGATTGTACCATACAGGGGATAGATGTGTAAACTTGGGGCAGAACCTCTTTGCTAAATCATAACCTGCTGCATTCCTGCACAATTTGATTGGGTT contains these protein-coding regions:
- the LOC110791256 gene encoding uncharacterized protein isoform X1; the encoded protein is MAKKQLKPDSIRHRNRVESSTRQPKPSNSSSKNLHGSNNRRIFAIIAVVFIASSAVSILVYRRVKHLSPPSLSVHQRGLVKEDVTFQEILSENSRVSENISQRHFTNSVLAYITPWNAAGYDLAKRFCPKFTHLSPVWYNLKTEGTKLALEGRHNADTEWLSELRLRGNAQVLPRVVLEAVPKDLLRNKKQRDKAINLLLKECKDMGYDGLVLESWSRWAADGVLYDASLRKMALQFVKQLGDSLHNFRSQRNGQPLQLVYVIGPPYSQSGKLQAHDFGPEDLKTLSDSVDGFSLMTYDYSSPYSPGPNAPLTWVHSTIKLLLGDGGKSLANKIFVGINFYGNNYILAEGGGAQAITGRDYLSLVDRYKPMMRWKKDFAEHFFLYSDDQHREHAVFYPTLMSIAERLEEARSWGAGISIWEIGQGLDYFFDLL
- the LOC110791256 gene encoding uncharacterized protein isoform X2, whose product is MAKKQLKPDSIRHRNRVESSTRQPKPSNSSSKNLHGSNNRRIFAIIAVVFIASSAVSILVYRRVKHLSPPSLSVHQRGLVKEDVTFQEILSENSRVSENISQRHFTNSVLAYITPCEGTKLALEGRHNADTEWLSELRLRGNAQVLPRVVLEAVPKDLLRNKKQRDKAINLLLKECKDMGYDGLVLESWSRWAADGVLYDASLRKMALQFVKQLGDSLHNFRSQRNGQPLQLVYVIGPPYSQSGKLQAHDFGPEDLKTLSDSVDGFSLMTYDYSSPYSPGPNAPLTWVHSTIKLLLGDGGKSLANKIFVGINFYGNNYILAEGGGAQAITGRDYLSLVDRYKPMMRWKKDFAEHFFLYSDDQHREHAVFYPTLMSIAERLEEARSWGAGISIWEIGQGLDYFFDLL
- the LOC110791256 gene encoding uncharacterized protein isoform X3 — encoded protein: MQENSRVSENISQRHFTNSVLAYITPWNAAGYDLAKRFCPKFTHLSPVWYNLKTEGTKLALEGRHNADTEWLSELRLRGNAQVLPRVVLEAVPKDLLRNKKQRDKAINLLLKECKDMGYDGLVLESWSRWAADGVLYDASLRKMALQFVKQLGDSLHNFRSQRNGQPLQLVYVIGPPYSQSGKLQAHDFGPEDLKTLSDSVDGFSLMTYDYSSPYSPGPNAPLTWVHSTIKLLLGDGGKSLANKIFVGINFYGNNYILAEGGGAQAITGRDYLSLVDRYKPMMRWKKDFAEHFFLYSDDQHREHAVFYPTLMSIAERLEEARSWGAGISIWEIGQGLDYFFDLL